The following proteins come from a genomic window of Microbacterium sulfonylureivorans:
- a CDS encoding ATP-dependent DNA ligase: MGKLIYGAPTWSIDFEDRELAHLRIVIVTKLRRGEAFSLSWDSDSSSGMGRNSIWLHQAIPLQFVFFGGREPTLNRAWVEALMAKANSASGLELVPEPQPDESARH; this comes from the coding sequence TTGGGGAAGCTGATCTATGGTGCGCCGACGTGGTCGATCGACTTCGAGGACCGCGAGCTCGCCCATCTGCGGATCGTGATCGTCACGAAGCTTCGTCGTGGCGAGGCCTTCTCCCTGTCCTGGGACTCCGACTCGTCCAGTGGGATGGGACGCAACTCCATCTGGCTGCACCAGGCGATCCCGTTGCAGTTCGTCTTCTTCGGCGGACGCGAGCCCACGCTCAACAGAGCGTGGGTCGAGGCCCTGATGGCGAAGGCGAACAGTGCCTCCGGCCTGGAGCTCGTCCCTGAACCTCAGCCCGATGAGAGCGCACGGCACTAG
- a CDS encoding EAL domain-containing protein, with product MVVLTGMVVIVDGELASDLMGALHREELFAAFQPQIDLASGAIVAAEVLCRWLHPRHGLVDPDVFIPLSEEIGAIDAIGRFVLDEGLDAAETWQARGLPVEVAVNVSPVQLVTDEFVEHLTARLAQRAVAPGSLTLEITESRPLGDLDGIGEQLERLRRRGVGIALDDFGTGHASPAALERLPVTEVKLDRSLIHAVASEPPAHLVSALQTARHRDLRVVAEGIETQEHLDRARELGCDRAQGYLLGRPMPFGELDALMAS from the coding sequence ATGGTGGTACTGACTGGCATGGTGGTGATCGTGGACGGAGAGCTCGCATCGGACCTCATGGGCGCGCTCCATCGCGAGGAGCTCTTCGCCGCCTTCCAGCCCCAGATCGACCTCGCCTCCGGTGCCATCGTCGCCGCCGAGGTGCTGTGCCGCTGGCTGCACCCGCGTCACGGGCTCGTGGATCCGGACGTGTTCATCCCGTTGTCGGAGGAGATCGGCGCGATCGACGCGATCGGCCGGTTCGTGCTGGACGAGGGCCTCGATGCGGCCGAGACCTGGCAGGCGAGGGGTCTTCCCGTCGAAGTGGCGGTGAACGTCTCTCCCGTGCAGCTGGTGACGGACGAGTTCGTCGAGCACCTGACCGCCCGGCTCGCGCAGCGGGCCGTCGCTCCAGGTTCGCTCACGCTCGAGATCACGGAGTCGCGGCCGCTCGGTGATCTCGACGGCATCGGAGAACAGCTCGAGCGACTCCGCCGGCGGGGCGTCGGCATCGCGCTGGACGACTTCGGCACCGGGCATGCCTCTCCGGCGGCTCTCGAACGGCTCCCGGTCACGGAGGTGAAGCTGGACCGGTCCCTGATCCATGCCGTGGCGTCCGAGCCGCCGGCGCATCTGGTGTCCGCCCTGCAGACGGCGCGGCATCGCGACCTTCGCGTCGTGGCCGAGGGCATCGAGACGCAGGAGCACCTCGACCGCGCGAGGGAACTCGGCTGCGACCGCGCGCAGGGCTATCTGCTCGGACGGCCGATGCCCTTCGGCGAGCTCGACGCCCTCATGGCGTCGTGA